From a region of the Odoribacter splanchnicus DSM 20712 genome:
- a CDS encoding sensor histidine kinase — protein sequence MSVCALYDIRDTALWTLWGLDSSFCRQMDKEAVSYMLELQDSTGKVIDAVKQGFNKIPRGKEDFSMPLGLLEKHIIRARFGLPVGVFLYDEWPMVLFLVASAWMLGLIFYWQHYLVHKEKRIRQHEELNIQTVNHDMKSPVGIAGTYLGLVDREGISGLTSQQQKNFRVAQEAIGRLEILVKKMSVKLVNERGLVLNYEVFELPVLVQEVWRSIEGEIPDRKAVRFSVLCRLKGDPMICADRLQLGRALGNLLRNAVKYSREEVGIVVGCVRKGTRLWIFVKDNGYGIEKADQKHMFETGYRSPSVERRTEGTGLGLSFVKMVMSAHGGRIVYRTREGGGSRFVLIMKSKQR from the coding sequence ATGAGTGTCTGCGCTCTGTATGATATCCGTGACACAGCTTTGTGGACGTTGTGGGGATTGGATTCTTCATTTTGCAGGCAGATGGATAAGGAAGCGGTTAGTTATATGTTGGAATTGCAGGATAGTACGGGAAAGGTAATCGATGCTGTAAAGCAGGGGTTTAATAAAATTCCCCGGGGAAAAGAGGATTTTTCCATGCCCTTGGGATTATTGGAGAAGCATATTATTAGAGCTCGTTTCGGTTTACCTGTAGGGGTATTCCTTTATGATGAGTGGCCGATGGTTTTGTTTTTGGTAGCTTCGGCTTGGATGTTGGGATTGATCTTTTATTGGCAACACTATTTGGTACATAAAGAAAAGCGGATCCGGCAGCATGAGGAATTGAATATTCAGACTGTGAATCACGATATGAAGTCACCGGTTGGAATTGCCGGGACATACTTGGGTTTGGTGGACCGGGAGGGGATAAGCGGTTTGACTTCGCAACAGCAAAAAAATTTCCGGGTAGCGCAGGAAGCCATCGGACGTTTGGAAATTTTGGTAAAAAAGATGTCGGTAAAACTGGTGAATGAGAGGGGATTGGTATTGAACTATGAGGTATTTGAATTACCGGTATTGGTACAGGAAGTATGGAGAAGTATAGAAGGAGAGATTCCGGATCGGAAGGCAGTACGGTTTTCGGTTTTATGTAGGCTGAAGGGAGATCCGATGATTTGTGCAGATCGCTTGCAATTGGGACGTGCGTTGGGGAATTTACTCCGGAATGCGGTGAAATATTCCAGAGAAGAGGTCGGGATTGTGGTCGGATGTGTCCGAAAAGGGACGAGATTATGGATTTTTGTAAAGGATAATGGTTATGGGATTGAGAAAGCAGATCAGAAACATATGTTCGAGACGGGCTATCGTTCGCCTTCCGTGGAACGCAGGACGGAGGGAACAGGACTGGGATTGAGCTTTGTTAAAATGGTAATGTCGGCACATGGAGGAAGAATAGTCTACCGGACCCGGGAAGGAGGGGGAAGCCGTTTTGTCTTGATCATGAAAAGTAAACAGAGATGA
- a CDS encoding DUF1573 domain-containing protein: protein MKPKKIYWTVSLFLLLLSCIVSAFFIFQPDYDMQAMNALPTTIRFERDTLQLGTIRYGEKRKVTFRFTNTGQTPLLLRDVRPSCGCTGAEWEKRPVAPGETGEIKITFDPNSLGHFLKNIDIVCNIDSGIMKLKLCGNVIE, encoded by the coding sequence ATGAAACCAAAAAAAATATATTGGACAGTCAGCCTGTTTCTACTACTTTTAAGTTGCATCGTTTCCGCCTTTTTCATCTTTCAGCCGGATTACGATATGCAAGCGATGAATGCGTTGCCAACGACTATCCGTTTTGAGCGGGACACCCTGCAATTAGGAACCATTCGCTACGGAGAGAAACGGAAAGTGACTTTCCGTTTCACCAACACCGGTCAGACTCCCCTCCTGCTCCGCGACGTCCGTCCATCATGCGGATGTACCGGGGCCGAATGGGAAAAACGTCCGGTTGCCCCAGGAGAAACAGGTGAAATTAAAATCACCTTCGACCCGAATTCCCTGGGTCATTTTCTGAAGAACATCGACATTGTGTGTAATATAGACAGCGGAATAATGAAATTAAAATTGTGCGGAAATGTAATCGAATAA
- a CDS encoding BF3164 family lipoprotein produces the protein MKNILFLSTILFFISSCNESNLSEVPSAHQIPKAGKALQSSFISGLQSWEARRVSEIASNGQEILLSYSDNNTTKAIPLNNSNNETPVTLSSFNFRTSRLLERHTSLRTRSGASDSSVIQLPDSLNTLRAIRAGNYIIATGLYTQGRYLLYDLDTKTFGFHLSYPEHPVYPALREDTKAILYASTVLKVRPDNRYFVCGDMYSGNLEFCRITGDHIDRIKAYCYHHPRVYITEKTVPDVAYSRDNRFGFTDITVTSEKVYAIYSGHTYRENPRTFQQCRQLLVFDWEGTLLETYALDTPLTHITVDVSENVLYAIGHEPQTCLMKLVLDN, from the coding sequence ATGAAAAACATACTATTTTTATCCACGATCCTATTCTTTATATCATCCTGCAACGAATCCAACTTATCTGAGGTTCCTTCGGCTCATCAGATACCGAAAGCCGGTAAAGCATTACAAAGCAGTTTCATTTCCGGACTTCAATCCTGGGAAGCCCGTCGTGTTTCAGAAATAGCCAGTAATGGCCAGGAGATTCTCCTTAGTTATTCGGACAACAATACGACCAAGGCGATCCCATTGAATAATTCCAATAATGAAACTCCGGTAACACTATCCAGTTTCAACTTCAGGACCTCCCGGCTACTCGAACGGCATACAAGTCTGCGGACGCGATCCGGAGCAAGTGATTCTTCGGTGATACAGCTACCCGATAGTTTAAATACCTTGCGGGCTATACGGGCCGGCAATTATATTATCGCAACAGGCCTCTACACACAGGGGCGTTATCTGTTGTATGATCTGGACACAAAAACATTCGGTTTTCATTTATCCTATCCGGAACACCCGGTCTATCCGGCTCTGCGCGAGGACACTAAAGCGATTTTATACGCCAGCACCGTACTGAAAGTACGTCCCGACAACCGGTATTTTGTCTGTGGCGATATGTATAGCGGTAATCTTGAATTTTGCCGGATCACCGGCGACCATATCGATCGCATCAAAGCCTATTGCTACCACCATCCCCGGGTATATATCACCGAAAAAACGGTGCCCGACGTAGCTTATTCGCGTGATAACCGCTTCGGTTTCACTGACATCACAGTCACCTCTGAAAAAGTATATGCGATCTACTCCGGGCATACTTATCGCGAAAACCCCAGGACTTTCCAACAATGCCGCCAGCTACTGGTATTCGATTGGGAAGGCACTTTACTCGAAACTTATGCCTTGGATACACCGTTAACGCATATCACCGTAGATGTTTCTGAAAATGTTCTTTATGCTATCGGACATGAACCTCAAACTTGTCTGATGAAACTAGTTTTGGACAACTGA
- a CDS encoding NVEALA domain-containing protein, whose amino-acid sequence MKKKLFQIGFILLLAILVSTGINFSLKKNQSNFSLGVANIEALATGEIDVNIDFSFKEANYFYCRCRDLDGGSARCTGANALSLRRNCYKGSTTVLCKNWQSNCE is encoded by the coding sequence ATGAAAAAAAAATTATTTCAAATAGGCTTCATTCTATTACTTGCTATATTAGTAAGTACTGGTATCAATTTTAGTCTTAAAAAAAATCAATCGAATTTTAGCTTAGGAGTAGCTAATATTGAAGCTTTGGCAACCGGTGAGATAGATGTAAATATTGATTTTTCATTTAAAGAAGCAAATTATTTTTATTGCAGATGCCGAGATCTGGATGGAGGTAGTGCAAGATGTACTGGAGCTAACGCCCTCTCTTTACGCAGAAATTGTTATAAAGGATCAACAACGGTGTTATGTAAAAATTGGCAAAGTAATTGTGAATAG
- a CDS encoding HD family phosphohydrolase, producing the protein MSDKKLKRRLNAFFRLLIILSICVITVYLFPKVGSFQYEYQKGMPWRYETLTAPFDFPIHKTEDELQEEREKLVQEQSPIFILNTNTADLQTGKFRTALHAFRNETTSGSLNKLTDRLKDIYTAGILQLPEELDARKVKTIKIVENNIGHTVEFDQVYTLKKAYSDLSQAIDQLHFPKSVRENILSLNLNNYLQPNLEFDASKTTIEHLNHLKSISLTEGMVQQGDIIITKRELVTPEKVKILNSLKTEYQNNLGSTETYMRTIGGQFLLVLVALLVFSIFFYYSKKRIFYNNREFIFLYGLFLATIMLGSLGYHQSINMFAVPVLFFIIIVNILIGSRSALYLLLSSTLLISYYAPNSYMFAFMQVTAGIVAIFSLSHLQRRSQLILSIFLIFITYTLVYMAFILTQEGEIRGTHLFALIWLAINCLLLTLTYPVIYIFERIFGYTSEITLIELSNPNHPALRNLTKKAPGTFQHSLMVANLAEEAIYRIGGNPLLTRTGALYHDIGKTFDPIFFIENQSGGINPHDQCEFDVSAQHIIDHVRKGVEMAKKYNLPEGIINFIRTHHGKSKVKYFYNSFKNKYPDREIDESLFTYDGPDPVSRECAVVMMADAVEAVSRTLVDKTEENITKVVNNIIDGQLQDGRYANADITFKDIATVKKVFIEMLTNIYHSRIAYPKLKQEEKK; encoded by the coding sequence ATGTCCGACAAAAAATTAAAACGTCGTTTAAATGCCTTTTTCAGATTATTGATTATACTCTCGATTTGTGTAATCACGGTATATTTATTCCCCAAAGTCGGTAGTTTCCAGTATGAATATCAAAAAGGTATGCCCTGGAGATACGAAACCCTGACGGCTCCTTTCGATTTTCCGATCCATAAAACAGAAGACGAATTACAGGAAGAACGGGAAAAATTAGTACAGGAACAAAGTCCGATTTTTATCTTAAATACGAATACGGCCGATCTGCAAACCGGTAAATTCAGGACAGCCCTGCATGCTTTCCGCAATGAAACGACTTCCGGCTCCCTGAATAAACTGACCGACCGGCTCAAAGACATCTATACGGCCGGCATCCTGCAATTGCCCGAAGAGTTGGATGCCAGGAAAGTAAAAACCATTAAAATCGTCGAGAACAATATCGGGCATACCGTAGAATTCGATCAGGTATATACCTTGAAAAAGGCTTATTCGGATTTAAGCCAGGCAATCGACCAACTCCATTTTCCGAAATCGGTACGGGAAAATATTCTAAGCCTGAACCTGAACAACTATTTGCAGCCAAACCTGGAATTCGACGCCTCGAAAACAACGATCGAACACCTGAACCACCTGAAAAGTATCAGTCTCACAGAAGGCATGGTGCAACAAGGCGATATTATCATCACCAAGCGTGAACTGGTTACTCCCGAAAAGGTAAAGATACTGAATTCCCTCAAAACCGAATACCAGAATAATCTGGGATCTACCGAAACTTATATGCGGACTATCGGCGGTCAATTCCTTTTGGTGCTGGTAGCCCTGCTGGTATTTTCCATTTTTTTCTACTATTCCAAAAAACGGATTTTCTACAACAACCGGGAATTTATATTCCTTTACGGTTTATTTCTAGCCACCATTATGCTCGGTAGTCTGGGATATCATCAGAGTATCAATATGTTTGCGGTACCGGTATTGTTTTTCATCATCATCGTAAACATCCTGATCGGTAGCCGTTCGGCTTTGTATCTTCTGCTGAGCAGTACGCTGCTGATTTCCTACTATGCCCCCAACAGTTACATGTTCGCTTTCATGCAGGTCACAGCCGGCATTGTAGCCATATTCAGTCTGTCGCACCTGCAACGGCGTAGTCAGCTGATCCTGTCTATATTTCTGATTTTTATCACCTATACACTCGTATATATGGCCTTTATCCTGACCCAGGAAGGCGAGATCCGCGGTACCCACTTGTTTGCGCTGATCTGGCTGGCCATCAATTGCCTGCTACTGACACTCACTTACCCGGTGATCTATATCTTTGAACGGATTTTCGGTTATACCTCCGAAATCACACTGATCGAACTCTCGAATCCGAATCATCCGGCCTTGCGCAACCTGACCAAGAAAGCTCCGGGTACCTTCCAGCATTCGCTGATGGTCGCCAATCTGGCCGAGGAAGCTATTTACCGGATCGGCGGGAATCCTTTGCTCACCCGTACCGGTGCTCTTTATCACGATATCGGTAAAACATTCGATCCGATCTTTTTTATCGAAAATCAAAGCGGGGGAATCAACCCACACGACCAGTGTGAATTCGATGTCAGTGCCCAGCACATCATCGACCATGTCCGTAAAGGAGTCGAAATGGCCAAGAAGTATAATTTGCCCGAAGGTATTATCAACTTTATCCGTACCCATCACGGAAAAAGCAAGGTAAAATACTTCTACAATTCTTTTAAAAACAAATATCCTGACCGGGAAATCGACGAATCGCTGTTCACTTATGACGGACCGGATCCGGTCAGCCGGGAATGTGCCGTAGTTATGATGGCCGATGCCGTAGAAGCAGTCTCCCGTACGCTGGTCGACAAGACCGAAGAAAATATCACGAAAGTAGTCAACAATATCATCGACGGGCAGCTACAGGACGGGCGCTATGCCAATGCAGACATCACTTTTAAAGACATTGCAACGGTGAAAAAGGTATTTATCGAAATGCTGACTAACATCTACCATTCCCGAATCGCTTATCCTAAACTCAAACAAGAAGAAAAAAAATAA
- the folE gene encoding GTP cyclohydrolase I FolE: MKYTELDDCEEFYHKVEYYNKTKTEQLSYHYKEILKLLGEDPDREGLVKTPYRVAKAMQFMTRGYHENPEEILRSALFKEDYRQMVIVKNIEIYSMCEHHMLPFIGQAHVAYIPNGYITGLSKIARVVEAFSRRLQVQERLTNDIKNCIQNTLNPLGVAVVIEAQHMCMMMRGVQKQNSVTTTSDFSGAFEKLATREEFIRLISNKFH, translated from the coding sequence ATGAAATACACGGAATTGGACGACTGCGAAGAATTCTACCACAAAGTAGAATACTACAATAAAACAAAGACCGAACAATTAAGTTACCATTATAAAGAAATACTGAAACTGCTGGGCGAAGACCCCGACAGGGAAGGTTTGGTAAAAACTCCCTACCGCGTGGCAAAAGCCATGCAATTTATGACAAGGGGGTATCACGAGAATCCGGAGGAAATTCTGCGGTCGGCACTTTTTAAAGAAGATTACCGCCAGATGGTTATTGTGAAAAACATCGAGATCTATTCCATGTGTGAACACCATATGTTGCCTTTCATCGGGCAGGCTCACGTGGCGTATATCCCGAACGGATACATCACCGGGCTAAGCAAAATAGCACGGGTAGTGGAAGCTTTTTCCAGAAGACTGCAAGTACAGGAAAGATTGACAAACGACATAAAGAACTGCATCCAGAACACCCTCAACCCCCTGGGCGTTGCCGTGGTGATCGAAGCACAGCACATGTGTATGATGATGCGGGGCGTTCAAAAACAAAACTCGGTAACAACGACTTCCGACTTCAGCGGCGCATTCGAGAAACTCGCCACGCGGGAGGAATTCATCCGGCTGATCAGTAATAAGTTTCATTAA
- a CDS encoding LacI family DNA-binding transcriptional regulator: protein MTQKAITIKDLAEKLNISVSTVSRALKDNPEISQQTRKTVQALAKELGYKPNPIAVALKTHKSNTIGVVVPQIVNTFFATVVKKIEDVADKYGYNVLVASSNETFEKEKKNIDIFLANRCDGIILSISKATTSYEHIKQIQDMGVPLVLFDRTAKELDVSKVVADDADAAFKIVQHLIHGGARRIALLTGPEQLSIGKNRMKGYLKAMTLNKLEINTDYIVRCEDFSVKAAKEATQRLLNMKNMPDAIFGINDDMAIGAIEAIKEKGLKIPEEVAVFGFSNSKRSRYMTPSVSTINQFPEKIGETAAELLFEQILDAKHAQIREEVINSELIVRESSDRSFMQ from the coding sequence ATGACACAGAAAGCCATCACAATCAAAGACTTAGCAGAAAAACTAAATATCTCTGTATCTACAGTGTCACGGGCGCTGAAAGATAATCCTGAGATCAGCCAACAAACCCGTAAAACCGTGCAGGCCCTGGCCAAAGAACTGGGCTACAAACCCAATCCCATAGCAGTGGCTTTAAAGACTCACAAAAGTAACACGATCGGCGTGGTGGTGCCTCAGATTGTGAATACCTTTTTCGCTACCGTTGTCAAAAAGATAGAGGATGTTGCCGATAAATACGGATACAATGTACTGGTAGCTTCTTCCAACGAAACTTTCGAAAAAGAAAAGAAAAACATCGATATATTTCTGGCCAACCGTTGTGATGGAATCATTCTGTCTATTTCTAAAGCCACCACTTCGTACGAACATATCAAACAGATTCAGGATATGGGCGTGCCTTTGGTATTATTCGATCGGACTGCGAAAGAACTGGATGTCTCTAAAGTCGTTGCCGACGATGCCGATGCTGCTTTCAAAATCGTACAACATCTCATCCATGGCGGAGCCAGAAGAATCGCCCTGCTAACCGGCCCGGAACAACTTTCTATCGGGAAGAACCGGATGAAAGGGTATCTGAAAGCCATGACGCTGAACAAACTGGAAATCAATACCGACTACATCGTCAGATGTGAAGACTTCTCCGTAAAAGCAGCCAAAGAGGCCACTCAACGGTTATTGAATATGAAAAATATGCCGGATGCCATTTTCGGAATCAATGACGATATGGCCATCGGAGCAATCGAAGCAATAAAAGAAAAAGGATTGAAAATACCGGAAGAAGTAGCTGTTTTCGGTTTCTCCAACAGCAAACGTTCCCGATATATGACCCCTTCGGTCAGCACCATCAACCAATTTCCCGAAAAGATCGGCGAAACGGCTGCCGAGCTTCTTTTCGAACAAATCCTCGACGCCAAACATGCACAAATCCGCGAGGAAGTGATCAACAGCGAACTGATCGTCCGCGAATCCTCCGACCGCTCGTTTATGCAATAA
- a CDS encoding NVEALA domain-containing protein, giving the protein MKTKKKLKTFLLLLLIALTLSSIFNISMNQNENILSLENIEALAYEECNLEEAKKYCTSAGGVCIYKRQLHAGIHMKAD; this is encoded by the coding sequence ATGAAAACAAAAAAGAAATTAAAAACATTTCTATTATTGCTTTTAATAGCATTAACCCTCAGCTCTATATTCAACATTTCAATGAATCAAAACGAGAATATATTATCATTGGAAAATATTGAGGCTTTAGCTTATGAAGAATGTAATCTGGAAGAAGCAAAGAAATATTGCACATCAGCGGGTGGGGTTTGCATTTATAAACGACAACTACATGCAGGTATTCACATGAAAGCAGATTAA
- a CDS encoding response regulator transcription factor: MTTIHLLYVDDEENWLNAVGQILQTGEFVVDTATDGEMALQKMAEQRYDMILLDVRLKEENGWELVRRFKQVQREVAVVLFTSDYEVERLTDVFGVGVEDYLEKSSDIGILANRLKALHYRFVKSREQQECYRIASEVFFRVNAGILVVKGKERYLKSNEACLLKLLCRKMGTVVKIEELYAGIWGKAILFDSKDKALRNLVSELRKTLEGTGLEIRNKRFAGYCLKGE; encoded by the coding sequence ATGACAACGATTCATTTATTATATGTGGATGATGAAGAAAACTGGTTGAATGCAGTCGGACAGATCTTGCAAACCGGGGAGTTTGTCGTAGATACGGCCACTGACGGGGAAATGGCGTTGCAGAAAATGGCTGAACAGCGGTATGATATGATTCTGCTGGATGTTCGCTTGAAGGAAGAAAACGGTTGGGAATTGGTACGTAGATTTAAGCAGGTCCAACGGGAGGTGGCTGTAGTGTTGTTTACTTCGGATTATGAAGTGGAGAGGTTGACCGATGTTTTTGGGGTCGGTGTAGAAGATTATTTGGAAAAAAGCAGTGATATCGGGATATTAGCCAACCGATTAAAGGCCTTACATTATCGTTTTGTGAAAAGTCGGGAACAACAGGAGTGTTACCGGATTGCTTCCGAAGTATTTTTTCGTGTGAATGCCGGAATCTTGGTTGTAAAGGGGAAAGAACGTTATCTGAAATCGAATGAAGCTTGTCTTTTGAAGTTATTGTGTCGGAAAATGGGAACGGTGGTGAAGATCGAAGAGTTGTATGCAGGAATTTGGGGAAAAGCTATACTCTTCGATTCTAAGGATAAAGCACTCCGGAATCTTGTATCAGAGTTGAGAAAGACCTTGGAAGGTACTGGGTTAGAGATTAGAAATAAACGATTTGCAGGATATTGTTTGAAGGGAGAATAA
- a CDS encoding type II toxin-antitoxin system RelE/ParE family toxin, producing MEGKVIQVILSSEAENFVRLQSLKTQQKIAYNIRKLECGVMDKELFKKLENSEIWELRTLFNGICYRLFAFWDTDKRTLVVATHGIIKKTSKIPKKEIEKAESIRKEYFNNKKIKL from the coding sequence ATGGAAGGAAAAGTTATACAAGTAATATTGAGCAGCGAAGCGGAAAACTTTGTAAGACTTCAATCCCTAAAGACGCAACAGAAAATAGCATATAATATCCGAAAACTGGAATGCGGAGTTATGGATAAGGAACTTTTCAAGAAATTGGAGAACTCTGAAATATGGGAATTGCGTACTTTGTTCAATGGCATTTGTTATCGTCTTTTTGCCTTTTGGGATACAGACAAACGAACTTTAGTGGTAGCCACTCACGGTATAATAAAGAAAACCTCAAAGATTCCAAAGAAAGAGATAGAAAAGGCCGAATCTATAAGAAAAGAATATTTTAACAATAAAAAAATAAAGCTATGA
- a CDS encoding helix-turn-helix domain-containing protein: MTKISFTPSDKLIDDAWGKIGTPARDAMEEQLKEEVQAYFVGEAIKNARLKQHLTQEELGERIGVKRSQICKLENGNCSITLSTMRRVFKALGITTASLDLGIAGKVTLW, from the coding sequence ATGACAAAGATAAGTTTTACCCCCTCTGACAAATTAATAGACGATGCGTGGGGAAAAATAGGAACTCCCGCAAGGGACGCAATGGAAGAGCAACTCAAGGAAGAGGTTCAGGCTTATTTTGTAGGAGAAGCTATTAAAAACGCACGCCTGAAACAGCACCTCACGCAAGAAGAATTAGGCGAACGAATAGGGGTTAAACGTTCCCAAATTTGCAAGCTGGAAAACGGGAATTGCTCTATTACCCTTTCCACGATGAGGAGGGTATTCAAGGCTCTGGGAATTACAACAGCCAGCCTTGATTTAGGCATCGCGGGAAAGGTTACTTTATGGTAA
- a CDS encoding DUF6266 family protein codes for MARISSDPIANYRGRIGKISYYIRECENMARKSSSARKISDSPAAVAQRTKFGRLIKLSRELAPAITLGFPQRKRGQSPANAFMSLNKEICTLEDDTLTVDYEQLQCAQGSLTEPDITATYNTSTSKITFENTAMEDLAYCNADDKTYGVLVNTQGGGCRVIPLGERGESGSTSVTLPAKWEKEHVIVYVFATSANRKMASPSVCITLTEEA; via the coding sequence ATGGCTAGAATAAGCTCAGATCCGATCGCGAACTATCGGGGACGTATTGGTAAGATCTCTTACTACATACGAGAATGCGAGAATATGGCTCGCAAAAGTTCATCTGCAAGGAAAATTTCTGATTCGCCGGCAGCCGTTGCACAACGGACAAAGTTCGGAAGATTGATCAAGCTATCTCGGGAACTCGCCCCGGCAATCACACTCGGATTTCCCCAACGTAAGCGGGGACAATCGCCGGCAAACGCCTTCATGTCCTTGAATAAGGAAATTTGCACGCTGGAAGACGATACGCTAACCGTGGACTACGAACAGCTGCAATGTGCACAAGGATCGCTCACGGAACCGGACATCACCGCCACGTACAACACTTCGACTTCAAAAATCACGTTTGAGAACACGGCTATGGAAGACCTCGCCTATTGCAATGCGGACGACAAGACGTATGGAGTGCTGGTGAACACCCAAGGGGGCGGATGCCGGGTGATTCCTCTCGGCGAACGCGGAGAAAGCGGCTCGACAAGCGTCACTCTTCCTGCAAAATGGGAAAAAGAACACGTAATAGTGTACGTTTTCGCCACGAGCGCGAACAGGAAGATGGCTTCGCCATCTGTCTGTATCACACTGACAGAAGAGGCTTAA
- the fabD gene encoding ACP S-malonyltransferase: MKKAFVFPGQGAQFVGMGKDLYENSPEAKELFEKANEILGFRITDLMFNGTDEDLKQTKVTQPAIFLHSVILANSLTETPDMVAGHSLGEFSALVAAKALSFEDGLRLVHARALAMQKACEANPSTMAAVIGMADEKVEAICKEIDEVVVPANYNCPGQIVISGSNKGIETACQKLTEAGAKRVLPLKVGGAFHSPLMEPARQELETAIKNTRFSTPVCPIYQNVDAQPYTDPAKIQENLIAQLTASVRWTQIMKNMIADGATSFLEIGPGKVLQGLLKKVSTEIETNGIQ, from the coding sequence ATGAAAAAAGCATTTGTTTTCCCGGGACAGGGAGCTCAATTCGTAGGAATGGGCAAGGATTTGTATGAAAACTCACCCGAAGCAAAAGAATTATTTGAAAAAGCGAACGAAATATTGGGATTCCGCATTACGGATCTGATGTTCAACGGCACCGACGAAGACCTGAAACAAACCAAAGTAACCCAACCGGCGATATTCCTTCACTCCGTGATTCTGGCCAACTCGCTGACCGAAACTCCGGATATGGTAGCCGGCCACTCCCTGGGAGAATTCTCAGCCCTGGTCGCTGCCAAAGCTTTATCTTTCGAAGACGGATTACGCCTGGTACACGCCAGAGCGCTGGCGATGCAAAAAGCCTGCGAAGCCAATCCTTCTACCATGGCCGCAGTGATCGGAATGGCCGACGAAAAAGTAGAAGCGATCTGTAAAGAGATCGACGAAGTGGTGGTTCCCGCTAACTACAATTGTCCGGGGCAGATCGTTATTTCAGGTAGCAACAAAGGAATCGAGACCGCTTGCCAGAAACTGACCGAAGCCGGAGCGAAACGTGTATTGCCTTTAAAAGTCGGAGGTGCCTTCCACTCTCCGTTGATGGAACCGGCACGCCAGGAACTGGAAACAGCCATTAAAAACACCCGTTTCTCAACCCCGGTCTGCCCGATCTATCAGAATGTAGATGCCCAACCTTATACCGATCCGGCTAAGATTCAGGAAAACCTGATCGCCCAATTGACCGCATCGGTCAGATGGACACAGATCATGAAAAATATGATTGCCGACGGAGCTACCTCTTTCCTGGAAATCGGACCGGGCAAAGTATTACAAGGCCTGCTTAAAAAGGTCAGCACCGAAATCGAGACCAACGGTATTCAATAA